The window GGCTTCGCCGTTACTGGGTATCATTTATGCGGCGTTTGGCAAATTCTGTCCGAAAGCGACCGCAGAAGAGAAACGTCAGTGGGCTGAACAGGGTGAGTTGATCCTTGAGCCGATTAATGAAGAGCGCCCGCTTGGCAAACCGGCGGTGCAATACTGATTCTCAACCTTTCTAACCAGCTAAGCCGCTGCACTCGCAGCGGCTTTTTTGTCGGTATGACTTGGTGCGCTGTATTCTCTGACTGCACTTCTGCACTTCTGTATTTGTCCGGCTTTTGTCTGCACTTGCAATTTGCACGGTTTCGGCAGCTCTTCCCTGATACGCCTGGCCTAATATCTTGCTTGCTGAATTCGTTGGGCTGTTCTTATAAAGCGCTGCATTTTTTACTGATGGTGCTTGTGATGCCTGGTATTTTGCTTCGCGCTTTGCTCATACAGCAGAGCCCGATGTTTTTCCCGGACCTGAAAGAGAATAAAGTGTGAAAGAAAGCAAACGTTGCAAAAAACCAAGGTTGCCAGAAAGCAAAGGTTGCAGAAAACCAAGGCTTACAGAAAACAAAGGCTTACAGAAAACAAAGGCTGACAGAGAAGAAACGCTAACTGCCATGCTGACAGACAGTTGCGGCGAAACATCATATATCAGAAGTTGGAATCGCTACGGCATAACTTACGCTGCAGCTTTAGGGAAGGCAGAGAGCTTGCCTGACAGTGAAGCCATCCCACAAGCTGGGCTGGCAGGTATTGGTTACCTGACCGATGATATTAGTTAACTGGCCGATATTGATTAACTGACAGGCATAAAAAAGCCGCAGAACAGGTCTGCGGCTTTTCATGACTTAACTTCCGAGAAGAGGTTGGGTCATATTATTTAGAGATGAACTCACCGTGCGGGTCGATAACGAATTTCTTCGCTGCGCCGCCGTCGAAGTCTGCATAGCCTTGTGGTGCCTGATCCAGAGAGATCATCTGCACGTTTACTGCATCTGCAATCTTAACTTTATCAAACAGGATAGATTGCATCAGACCACGGTGGTACTTCATGGTCGGACACTGACCAGTGTGGAATGAGTGAGACTTAGCCCAGCCCAGACCAAAGCGCATGCTAAGTGCACCTTCGCGTGCTGCTTCATCTTTAGCACCCGGGTCGTCAGTCACGTACAGACCAGGGATACCGATAGAGCCACCTGCGCGGGTGATCTGCATTGCAGAGTTCAGTACTGTCGCTGGCGCTTCTTCTTTGTGGCCACAGCCACAGCCGTGCGCTTCAAAGCCTACACAGTCAACGAAACAGTCAACTTCACGTTCGTTCAGAATTGCTTCCAGTTTGTCTTCCATGCTGCCTTCTTCACGAAGGTCGATGGTTTCACAACCGAAGCTGCGTGCCTGAGCCAGACGATCTTCAATCATGTCGCCGACGATAACACACGCTGCACCCAGCAGTTGAGCGGATACGGCCGCTGCCAGACCTACCGGGCCTGCACCAGCGATGTAAACGGTTGAACCCGGGCCGACACCTGCGGTTACACAACCGTGGAAACCGGTTGGGAAGATGTCAGACAGCAGAGTCAGATCCTGAATTTTTTCACGTGCCTGATCCGGATCTGGGAATTTCAGCAGGTTGAAGTCTGCGTATGGAACCATGACGTATTCAGCCTGGCCACCAACCCAGCCACCCATGTCAACGTAGCCGTAAGCTGCGCCAGGACGAGCAGGGTTTACATTCAGACAGATACCGGTCAAACCAGTTTTACAGTTGCGGCAACGGCCACAGGCGATGTTAAACGGTACCGATACGATATCGCCCACATCCACGAATTCTACGTCACGACCTTTTTCCAGGATGATACCTGTGATTTCGTGACCCAGTACCAGACCTTCTTCAGCAGTCGTACGGCCACGCACCATGTGCTGGTCACTACCACAGATGTTGGTGGTCAGAACTTTAAGGATAACACCGTGCTCGCACTTGCGGTTTCCAAGTGCCAGTTCAGGATAAGGGATAGATTCTACAGCAACTTTTCCTGGGCCTTTGTAGACAACACCACGGTTGGATTTTTCGTAGGACATAGGGTCTCCTTGTTGAGGCTTTTTATAGTTGTAGCGTTCCTTGACCAGACAAATTCAATTTTGTCTGGATAACGTCGCGATGGGCGGGGCGGTCAAGGTCGTCATTCGGACGAGAATGTGACGGACAGTGACTGCCCCATAAAGCGGCGTTATTCGAGCGACTACAAACTTTGTTTGGTTTATCTGCTTGCTTTGCATAGCGGAAAATAGCCCTCAAGCGCTGCACCCATATGTCGCAATGCGCCGCGAAATGGTGCATTTACGACGCCTAGGGCCGATAAAAGAAGATGCTGAGAGTGCGCTCACAGAGGTGTGAAAAAGTTGAGTGATTTAGTCGGAAAAAGAAAAAACAGGCACGTAAATTGGCTGAGAGGCAATGATGTGAGACTTTTGTCAATTTAATGGTGGTTATTTTGGAATTAATGTTGTGTTTTTACCGTATGAAGCGTGTAATCTGGATATACATAACAATGCGTAATCCTAATAGCCACAAGGGGTGTAAGCGCTTTCACTCAGGTCTATTCGAAGAGTAGTACGACAACGTCATGAAATTTTTTGAAATTGAACAGCTGATAGCCAGCCTGAAAAATGAGCCGCGGGTGATTGTCCAGGCCCACGATTTTCCCGACCACGATGCGTTGTCATCGGCATTTGCGATGGCTTATTTGCTGCGCAAACAGGGACTGAATCCATTCATTACCTACAATGGTTTTATTGACCGCATCTCACTGCGCAATCTGATTCATTGGCTCAATATACCGATTGTTCAGCCGCATCAGCTGGCTTTGACTCCAAACGATAAAATCATAGTGGTGGACGGTTGCATTGGTGAAAAAAATGTCACCGATTTTCCCGGTCTGGAAGTCGGCGTGATTGATCACCATCAGGTCAACGCGCCAGATTTTGTCTGGTTTGCTGACATCCGCCCGGATTATGGTTCTACTGCCACGATTATGGTCGAATACTTCAATCAGTTTGGGCTCGATATTCCGGCCAAGATTGCTACAGCGCTGCTGGTTGGACTGACCTTTGATACGGCCAATTTTACCCGCGCGGTCGGCGCGGCCGATATTAATGCTTTATTGCAGCTGCAGGCGAAAGCGGACATGGCGATGGTCAATCGCATCTGTCGTAATCAGATTGAGTTTCATGAGTTAAAACTGTTTGATACCTTGCTGGCGAATATGAAACGCGAAAAAAACTGCGCATTTGCGGCGCTGCCTGAAGGCTGCAGCAAAAATATGCTCGGTGTGCTGGGGGATTTCCTGCTCGGCGTGGATGAAATCGATATGGTGGTACTGAGCGCACGCAGTAAAGAAAAGACGTTTTTGTCACTGCGTTCTGAGTGTAAGCACAATAACGTCGCCCAGATTGTGCGCCGGGCACTGAATGATACCGGAATCGGTTTCGGTGGCGGCCATGCTCACATGGCGGGCGGTATTATTAATCATATGTACCAGCTGGCGGATGAATTTGAGTACGTTTACGACCTGATAAAGCCTCAGTTACAACTCAAACAGGCCTGACAAATGAGAAGAGGGAGCTCAAAGGCTCCCTCTGTTATATCCGATTTCCAATCAAAGCGACGGGCCGGACTTCTGTTCTGGCGGTTCAAATCAGGGTCATCAGCGGATCGCCACTGCTGACTCTGGTCGAGCTGGTGACAATCACATCCAAATAATCATCGCTGTTGGTAATCACTATCGGTGTGGTGGTGTCATATCCGAGGGTGGTCAGCACTTGCAGGTCAAACTGTATCAGTAGTTGTCCCTGGACGACCTCCTGGCCTGCCTCAACCAGCAATTCAAATCCCTTGCCTTTGAGTTTGACCGTATCGATGCCGATGTGAATCAGCATTTCCACGCCGTCTTCACTTTGCAGCCCGATCGAGTGATGGGTTTTGAATACCGAAGCGACTTTACCATTAAACGGCGCTCGCAGTTCTCCGCTCTCCGGGATGATGGCGACGCCTTGCCCGATAATTTCACTGGCGAAGGTAGGGTCACCAACCATAGATAAAGCGACTACCTGACCGGAAATCGGACTGCTGATTTGCGCAAAGGAGCGGCTTTTAGCTCGTTTCTGCCGGTAAGTTATACCTATCAGCTTTGTCGGACGCTTTTGTTCCCGCAGACGCCATTGTTTCCGATGGTACAGTAGTTCCTGCAGACGCCATTCTTTCCGCAGACACACTGGTTTTTTCAGACACCATTCTTTCCGCAGACACACTGGTTTTTTCAGACACCATTCTTTTCGTAGATAGCATAGCTTTTCCGCTTGCCTGGCTGTCTGGGGTAAAAAAGTAGGTGAGAGTGATCGCCAGCAGTAAAGTAAGCAGGGTGCCTAAAATTGTGGCATACACCGAGTTGTCCACGCCCGTTGGCGGAATAATCTGCAGAATAGAAAACAGGCCCGGCATCGCCAGCGAATAGGCTTTGGCGTAAAAGAAGGCTGCGATACCTGAGCCGACTGCAGCAGATAAGCAGCCAAAAATAAACGGCCATCGTCTGGGCAGAGTAATGCAATATATCGCGGGTTCTGTGACGCCAAACATCGCTGTGACCGCCGCACTACCAGCGTAAGCAACACTTTGTTGCTTGCGGTATTTCAATACAATTCCCAGACAAGCACCGACCTGGCCAAACACAGCGGGAAGCAATAGTGGTGGGATAACATCAAAACCATTCACCGCGATGTTGCTCATCACTATAGGAGCCAGGCTCCAGTGGATGCCAAACACCACCAAGACTTGCCATATCGCTCCGATGATCATACCGGCAATGACCGGACTGGCGTGATACAAGAAGAACACGACAGTAGAGATCGCTTGGGCGATAGTAGTACTGAGCGGCCCGATGACCAGAAAGGTTAACGGAATGGTGATCATCAGGCACAGAAATGGTGCCAGCCACTTATAAAGATATTCGGGTAGTGACTTAGGGATACGTCGCTCCAGCCAGACATTAAACCAAGTGGCGAATAAAACGGGAATCACCGAGTTTGAATAGTTAATAAACTGGAGGGGCAGGCCGAGAAAATCGGCTTGCTGGGGCGTCACTGCGGCCGCTTGTTGTGAAAAAAGCGCATCGACATGACTGGTAATCTCAGGGTGTACCAGGGCTCCGGCGATAGTGATCCCAAACAGTGGATTGGAGCCAAAATGTTTTGAAGCCGTATAACCGAGTAATACCGGCAGAAAGAAAAACACCGTATCGGCGGCAGAATAGAGGATACGGTAAGTGCCGGTATCGATACCCAACCATCCCATACTGACACACAAAATTATGGTGCTTTTTAAAATGCCGGCTGCACTCAAAAACCAGAGAATAGGATTGAAAATGCTAGTAATGGTGTTGATTAGAGTGCTAACGTGCCCTGGAAAGTTGTGGTTTTCCGTAGTACCTATCAATGGTGTTACGGACTGATAGAGTTTCTCAACCTGGGTTCCGATGACGATCTGAAACAGACCTCCGGACAGCATCACAGAGATCACTTCCGGCAGCTGTTGAATCTCTTTCACTGCGTCTACGGGGATCTGTTTGAGCTGGAAGCGTAGACGGGTAGTGCAATGGGTCACCCGTACTACATTTGACGGGCCGCCGAGTTTGGTGATGATCTGCCGGGCCAGGCGGTCATGATAGTCACTGGATATTTGCATAGCGTCGATCAGTTGGCTGGTGCAGCGCGACGCACACGTTCAACATGAATGGTCAGAAACATCATCTCTTCTGAGGTCATGGCATGTTTGAACTGTTTATCGACATAACGGCTGATTTTTTCCACACAAGCGAACGCCGCAGGGTACTTGCCGCGCACTGACTGAAACAGTGAATCGTCGTCATCCGAAATGGTGGTCTGATGAATCAGGCGGTGTACGAAGAATTTAAGATGCGTAACTAAACGACGAAATTCATCGCTGTCTTCATTCAAATCCAGACCGAGGTTGTACTTAATCATATGCACGATATCACGAATCAGATTGGTGACATTGATGGTGTTGTTCATATCTTCGTTAAGCTGTGCATTGACCAGATGCAGAGCGATAAAGCCGGCTTCATCCTCGGCAAAACTGACCCCGGATGCGGCTTTGAGCAATTGCAGAGCCTGACAGCCAATTTTAAATTCCACCGGATAAAGCTGTTTAATTTCCCACAACATACCATTTTTGACGATTTGACCGGTGCGTAACCGTTCAATGGCAAAATGGATGTGATCGGCCAGTGAAATATGAATACTCGGGTGTAACTCCGCGCTTAATGTACTCTGGGCTAACTCGACGATTTGTTCGGTTGCGGCCAATAGCTCGAGCGGGATTTCTTCTAACAATTCCCGATAGCGATTATCGATAGCATCGTCGTCACTCTTGGCCAGAGTGAACACCTTTTCTATCTTGTCGGCGGCAATTTCCATACCGGGTTTCATTTGAAATCCGATACCGCGTCCCATCACCACCACTTCTCGTTCATTGACATCGGTAGAGATAAGAACGTTATTATTTAATACTTTTGATACACGCATAATTTTTTAGAGTAATAGGCAGTTTGGTGCATAAAAAAACCTAAGCTGGTCAGATAGGGTGATCTGTCCTGAGCTTAGGTTTTGCCTGCTGATTGCAGTAACAATCCTGTAATTTGCGCACAGT is drawn from Vibrio sp. CDRSL-10 TSBA and contains these coding sequences:
- the fdhA gene encoding formaldehyde dehydrogenase, glutathione-independent, with protein sequence MSYEKSNRGVVYKGPGKVAVESIPYPELALGNRKCEHGVILKVLTTNICGSDQHMVRGRTTAEEGLVLGHEITGIILEKGRDVEFVDVGDIVSVPFNIACGRCRNCKTGLTGICLNVNPARPGAAYGYVDMGGWVGGQAEYVMVPYADFNLLKFPDPDQAREKIQDLTLLSDIFPTGFHGCVTAGVGPGSTVYIAGAGPVGLAAAVSAQLLGAACVIVGDMIEDRLAQARSFGCETIDLREEGSMEDKLEAILNEREVDCFVDCVGFEAHGCGCGHKEEAPATVLNSAMQITRAGGSIGIPGLYVTDDPGAKDEAAREGALSMRFGLGWAKSHSFHTGQCPTMKYHRGLMQSILFDKVKIADAVNVQMISLDQAPQGYADFDGGAAKKFVIDPHGEFISK
- a CDS encoding DHH family phosphoesterase, producing the protein MKFFEIEQLIASLKNEPRVIVQAHDFPDHDALSSAFAMAYLLRKQGLNPFITYNGFIDRISLRNLIHWLNIPIVQPHQLALTPNDKIIVVDGCIGEKNVTDFPGLEVGVIDHHQVNAPDFVWFADIRPDYGSTATIMVEYFNQFGLDIPAKIATALLVGLTFDTANFTRAVGAADINALLQLQAKADMAMVNRICRNQIEFHELKLFDTLLANMKREKNCAFAALPEGCSKNMLGVLGDFLLGVDEIDMVVLSARSKEKTFLSLRSECKHNNVAQIVRRALNDTGIGFGGGHAHMAGGIINHMYQLADEFEYVYDLIKPQLQLKQA
- a CDS encoding glucose PTS transporter subunit IIA; this encodes MRKEWRLQELLYHRKQWRLREQKRPTKLIGITYRQKRAKSRSFAQISSPISGQVVALSMVGDPTFASEIIGQGVAIIPESGELRAPFNGKVASVFKTHHSIGLQSEDGVEMLIHIGIDTVKLKGKGFELLVEAGQEVVQGQLLIQFDLQVLTTLGYDTTTPIVITNSDDYLDVIVTSSTRVSSGDPLMTLI
- a CDS encoding PTS transporter subunit EIIC → MKEIQQLPEVISVMLSGGLFQIVIGTQVEKLYQSVTPLIGTTENHNFPGHVSTLINTITSIFNPILWFLSAAGILKSTIILCVSMGWLGIDTGTYRILYSAADTVFFFLPVLLGYTASKHFGSNPLFGITIAGALVHPEITSHVDALFSQQAAAVTPQQADFLGLPLQFINYSNSVIPVLFATWFNVWLERRIPKSLPEYLYKWLAPFLCLMITIPLTFLVIGPLSTTIAQAISTVVFFLYHASPVIAGMIIGAIWQVLVVFGIHWSLAPIVMSNIAVNGFDVIPPLLLPAVFGQVGACLGIVLKYRKQQSVAYAGSAAVTAMFGVTEPAIYCITLPRRWPFIFGCLSAAVGSGIAAFFYAKAYSLAMPGLFSILQIIPPTGVDNSVYATILGTLLTLLLAITLTYFFTPDSQASGKAMLSTKRMVSEKTSVSAERMVSEKTSVSAERMASAGTTVPSETMASAGTKASDKADRYNLPAETS
- a CDS encoding PRD domain-containing protein, yielding MRVSKVLNNNVLISTDVNEREVVVMGRGIGFQMKPGMEIAADKIEKVFTLAKSDDDAIDNRYRELLEEIPLELLAATEQIVELAQSTLSAELHPSIHISLADHIHFAIERLRTGQIVKNGMLWEIKQLYPVEFKIGCQALQLLKAASGVSFAEDEAGFIALHLVNAQLNEDMNNTINVTNLIRDIVHMIKYNLGLDLNEDSDEFRRLVTHLKFFVHRLIHQTTISDDDDSLFQSVRGKYPAAFACVEKISRYVDKQFKHAMTSEEMMFLTIHVERVRRAAPAN